A stretch of Miscanthus floridulus cultivar M001 chromosome 13, ASM1932011v1, whole genome shotgun sequence DNA encodes these proteins:
- the LOC136499785 gene encoding uncharacterized protein: MGVFASDLYKPSVRYEELEQIGDGPPALGSGANQLVAPSDPKVMELDEDLAIEADPLADWRTPYLDYHIREVLPMDKMEARWLAHRAKSFVLIEGELYRQSHTRILQHCIPIEQGSSC, translated from the coding sequence atgggtgtcttcgccagtgatctgtacaagccctcggtccgctatGAGGAGCTGGAACAAATCGGTGATGGGCCGCCTGCCctgggctcaggggctaaccagttagtggctccatctgaccccaaagtcatggagcttgatgaggatctagCGATAGAGGCCGATCCTCTAGCCGACTGGAGGACACCCTACCTCGACTACCACATCCGTGAGGTGCTGCCGATGGATAaaatggaggctcggtggctcgcgcatcgtgccaagtcctttgtccttattgagggagAACTATATAGgcaaagccacactaggatcctgcagcattgcatccccatcgaacagggaagcagttgctga
- the LOC136499030 gene encoding lipid phosphate phosphatase 2-like isoform X2 has product MPHYTVPWHQSGKSTHGNTIPFWAVPLIAIVLPWVIFGVIYFKKKNVYDLHHGILGILYSVLITAVITDAIKDGVGRPRPDFFWRCFPDGKPNYDNITTDVICHGEKSVIKEGHKSFPSGHSSWSFAGLGFLAWYLAGKLKAFDRKGHIAKLCLVFLPLLVASLVAVSRVDDYWHHWQDVFAGGILGLTVASFCYLQFFPFPFDNDALWPHAYFQQLAETHSNGNANSINIRPIQSEDEQEDHGGIALRDTSPILESMESGRRP; this is encoded by the exons ATGCCACACTATACAGTCCCATGGCACCAAAGTGGCAAGAGTACACAT GGCAACACAATCCCATTTTGGGCTGTTCCA CTGATTGCCATCGTGCTACCCTGGGTCATCTTTGGTGTCATTTACTTCAAAAAGAAAAATGTCTATGATTTACACCATGGCATACTAG gGATCTTATATTCAGTGCTTATAACTGCTGTGATCACTGATGCAATTAAGGATGGTGTTGGCCGCCCTCGGCCAGATTTCTTTTGGCGTTGTTTTCCTGATGGCAAACCT AATTATGATAATATCACCACCGATGTGATTTGCCATGGAGAAAAGAGTGTCATCAAGGAAGGTCATAAGAGCTTCCCAAGTGGGCATTCTTCAT GGTCTTTTGCCGGTCTAGGTTTTCTTGCGTGGTACTTGGCTGGAAAACTTAAAGCTTTTGATCGCAAAGGTCACATTGCAAAACTGTGCTTAGTTTTTCTGCCTCTACTTGTCGCGTCACTTGTGGCGGTTTCTCGAGTTGATGATTACTGGCATCACTGGCAAGATGTCTTTGCAGGCGGCATCTTAG GTCTTACAGTTGCTTCATTCTGTTACCTGCAGTTCTTCCCGTTTCCCTTTGACAATGATG CTCTATGGCCACACGCATACTTCCAACAGCTAGCTGAGACACACAGCAATGGTAATGCAAACTCAATCAACATAAGACCTATACAGTCTGAAGATGAACAAGAAGACCATGGTGGCATTGCCCTGAGGGACACCAGCCCTATCTTGGAGTCGATGGAGTCTGGCAGGAGACCATGA
- the LOC136499030 gene encoding lipid phosphate phosphatase 2-like isoform X1, protein MPDIQLGCHTIQSHGTKVARVHMYDWIILLCLAVLDGLLNIIEPFHRFVGRDMMTDLSYPLKGNTIPFWAVPLIAIVLPWVIFGVIYFKKKNVYDLHHGILGILYSVLITAVITDAIKDGVGRPRPDFFWRCFPDGKPNYDNITTDVICHGEKSVIKEGHKSFPSGHSSWSFAGLGFLAWYLAGKLKAFDRKGHIAKLCLVFLPLLVASLVAVSRVDDYWHHWQDVFAGGILGLTVASFCYLQFFPFPFDNDALWPHAYFQQLAETHSNGNANSINIRPIQSEDEQEDHGGIALRDTSPILESMESGRRP, encoded by the exons ATGCCTGATATCCAGCTAGGATGCCACACTATACAGTCCCATGGCACCAAAGTGGCAAGAGTACACATGTATGACTGGATTATACTTTTATGTCTTGCTGTACTTGATGGACTGTTAAACATAATCGAACCCTTTCACCGCTTTGTTGGACGCGACATGATGACTGACTTGAGTTATCCCCTCAAGGGCAACACAATCCCATTTTGGGCTGTTCCA CTGATTGCCATCGTGCTACCCTGGGTCATCTTTGGTGTCATTTACTTCAAAAAGAAAAATGTCTATGATTTACACCATGGCATACTAG gGATCTTATATTCAGTGCTTATAACTGCTGTGATCACTGATGCAATTAAGGATGGTGTTGGCCGCCCTCGGCCAGATTTCTTTTGGCGTTGTTTTCCTGATGGCAAACCT AATTATGATAATATCACCACCGATGTGATTTGCCATGGAGAAAAGAGTGTCATCAAGGAAGGTCATAAGAGCTTCCCAAGTGGGCATTCTTCAT GGTCTTTTGCCGGTCTAGGTTTTCTTGCGTGGTACTTGGCTGGAAAACTTAAAGCTTTTGATCGCAAAGGTCACATTGCAAAACTGTGCTTAGTTTTTCTGCCTCTACTTGTCGCGTCACTTGTGGCGGTTTCTCGAGTTGATGATTACTGGCATCACTGGCAAGATGTCTTTGCAGGCGGCATCTTAG GTCTTACAGTTGCTTCATTCTGTTACCTGCAGTTCTTCCCGTTTCCCTTTGACAATGATG CTCTATGGCCACACGCATACTTCCAACAGCTAGCTGAGACACACAGCAATGGTAATGCAAACTCAATCAACATAAGACCTATACAGTCTGAAGATGAACAAGAAGACCATGGTGGCATTGCCCTGAGGGACACCAGCCCTATCTTGGAGTCGATGGAGTCTGGCAGGAGACCATGA